The following proteins come from a genomic window of Macadamia integrifolia cultivar HAES 741 chromosome 14, SCU_Mint_v3, whole genome shotgun sequence:
- the LOC122061161 gene encoding uncharacterized protein LOC122061161, with translation MSSSSLFSRPSTVGMQRRPVAAQPDASNQMPSSAVIHPDIDPPPKPRALTQCLAVGFFIFLVLLQFLPVTHVRDPSGPRGNWLPSDSNLRYKSVSSPSKVSSPAGGKGDMIHIVSWMDCLDLQVLAVLANFTLSNSRYPDKVYFHFFVPSGHDVKFYYYKLKVLFPHSNLEVLEQKEVKEILETVTSQGEYGVPSFHEMAPFIIPIAYPSISRFIYVSPDIIVKGTIEELYVVDLDMYGAAAADDCTKNLSAYVKFDVLDAIQRSASNPWVSKEPYERSACVPDLDVILIDSRTSNIDMIEAILWWSGILNIGSERFDTNPSPNSELS, from the exons atgtcttcttcttctctcttctccagaCCTTCGACTGTTGGAATGCAAAGAAGACCTGTCGCTGCACAGCCTGATGCATCCAATCAGATGCCTTCTTCGGCAGTGATTCATCCAGACATCGATCCTCCTCCGAAACCAAGGGCTTTAACTCAGTGCCTTGCTGTGGGATTCTTTATCTTCCTTGTGTTGCTGCAGTTCTTGCCGGTCACCCATGTTCGTGATCCTTCTGGTCCACGCGGTAACTGGCTTCCCTCTGATTCCAATCTCCGTTACAAATCCGTCTCTTCCCC TTCTAA AGTGTCTTCCCCTGCTGGTGGGAAGGGTGACATGATACACATTGTTTCTTGGATGgactgtttggatcttcaagtCCTTGCTGTTCTTGCAAACTTCACTTTGTCAAACTCAAG atATCCAGACAAGGTGTACTTTCATTTCTTCGTACCTTCAGGACATGACGTGAAATTTTATTATTACAAGCTGAAAGTGTTATTTCCGCATTCCAACCTTGAAGTTCTCGA GCAGAAGGAAGTTAAAGAAATATTGGAGACTGTTACCTCACAAGGCGAATATGGTGTACCCTCTTTTCATGAAATGGCCCCATTTATCATCCCAATAGCTTATCCATCAATTAGCAGGTTCATTTACGTCTCTCCAGATATAATTGTGAAG GGAACGATTGAAGAACTATACGTAGTTGATCTGGACATGTATGGAGCTGCTGCTGCTGACGACTGTACTAAAAACTTGAGTGCCTATGTTAAATTTGATGTTCTGGATGCAATTCAAAGATCAGCATCTAATCCTTGGGTATCTAAAGAACCTTATGAAAGAAGTGCTTGTGTGCCTGATCTTGATGTGATTTTAATTGATTCAAGGACATCGAACATTGATATGATTGAAGCCATATTGTGGTG
- the LOC122062152 gene encoding disease resistance protein At4g27190-like produces the protein MDIVTGAITQVVKYLVSPFMDHINYLVYYKTNANDLRKQMASLGEQKADVQRSVDAARLRGDVIKVVVESWLSKVNQIEFEETTLHNELEERKGCLQRGCSLRYRVGKDAKRMIDDVNQLLNEGRSFAAVLDPAPLPPGLESMQTLDFHVYDSTKLAMDKIVEALKDEGVRMVGVYGIGGVGKTTLMKEVAKKMKKDGLFDQVVMVTVSQEPVLKKIQGEIGENLGLPLSEESLDVRARRLLERLKKEKRILIVLDDLWKPLNLLEELGIPCESNCKVVLTTRQLHVCRQMETQSNVELKVLSEGDAWAAGDCLAENNDALCEVANQVVRECGGLPLAIVTIGRALRAKDLYVWKDAASQLKKPSSSPPDIEGVHEKVFRSIKLSYDFLESKATKFCFLLCCMFPEDFSISEDDLLPYVVGEGVFGDIDTLIEARDRLHMQMERLKASCLLLDDSERRERCVRMHDVIRDVSIWIASKEGHDFVVKSGRGLTHFLEEDSDKNLRKCKRLSLMQNEITKLPNRLEYCPDQLMTLSLRVNDDLREIPDGFFQGMISLKKLDLVNTNISSIPSSLSCLTDLRVLCISTDYWKDRDHEPFDVSLIGKLKKLEILQVRNVNVTRFSEEIGELTNLKSLDLSRNESMSFAPNILSRLSLLEELNLEESFHEWEIEEEGLKKKEEDDGRILSKKACCCLSEETSLSSLTRLKIKVSNIKCLGSANNIPFRCWENLTHFSIILGNTDWFFTNDDVNVKACATGDRVVDLWSHHP, from the coding sequence ATGGACATCGTCACTGGAGCCATCACTCAAGTGGTCAAGTATTTGGTTTCTCCCTTCATGGATCACATCAACTATCTTGTTTATTATAAGACAAATGCTAATGACCTCAGAAAACAAATGGCGAGTCTTGGAGAACAGAAAGCTGATGTACAACGCTCTGTGGATGCTGCTCGCTTGAGAGGAGATGTGATCAAAGTGGTGGTGGAAAGCTGGTTATCAAAAGTGAATCAAATAGAGTTTGAGGAGACAACATTGCATAATGaattggaagagaggaagggatgCCTCCAAAGGGGTTGCTCCTTGCGTTATCGAGTAGGGAAAGATGCAAAACGCATGATTGATGATGTCAATCAGCTCCTAAATGAAGGACGATCATTTGCTGCCGTGTTAGATCCTGCTCCACTTCCTCCCGGCCTAGAATCCATGCAAACACTAGATTTCCATGTTTATGATTCCACAAAATTAGCAATGGACAAAATCGTGGAGGCTTTGAAGGATGAGGGTGTCAGGATGGTTGGTGTATATGGCATAGGAGGGGTTGGAAAGACAACCTTGATGAAAGAAGTGgctaaaaaaatgaagaaagatggGCTTTTTGATCAGGTTGTGATGGTCACTGTGTCTCAAGAACCAGTCTTGAAGAAGATCCAAGGTGAAATTGGAGAGAACTTGGGACTACCACTTTCAGAAGAGTCCTTAGATGTGAGAGCAAGGCGTTTATTGGAGAGATTGAAGAAGGAGAAACGAATCCTCATAGTCTTAGATGATTTGTGGAAGCCATTAAATTTACTAGAGGAGCTAGGAATTCCCTGTGAAAGCAACTGCAAAGTAGTTCTCACGACAAGACAACTCCATGTGTGTAGACAAATGGAGACCCAATCGAACGTTGAACTAAAAGTTTTGTCAGAGGGAGATGCATGGGCTGCTGGAGATTGTCTAGCAGAGAACAACGATGCGTTGTGTGAAGTGGCAAATCAAGTTGTTAGAGAATGCGGGGGTTTGCCCTTAGCAATCGTTACGATTGGAAGGGCACTTAGAGCTAAGGACCTATATGTGTGGAAAGATGCGGCGAGCCAACTCAAGAAGCCAAGCTCATCACCACCAGATATTGAAGGTGTGCATGAAAAAGTTTTTCGCTCCATAAAATTAAGTTATGATTTTCTTGAAAGCAAAGCTACCAAATTTTGCTTCTTGCTTTGTTGTATGTTTCCTgaagatttttctatttctgagGATGATTTGCTTCCTTACgtggtgggggagggggtgttcggagatattgacacccttatagaAGCAAGGGATAGGTTGCACATGCAGATGGAAAGACTTAAGGCATCATGCTTATTATTAGATGATAGTGAAAGGAGGGAGAGATGTGTAAGGATGCATGATGTTATTCGGGATGTGTCAATATGGATTGCATCGAAAGAAGGTCATGATTTTGTTGTAAAATCTGGGAGAGGATTGACACATTTTCTTGAAGAAGATAGCGATAAGAACCTAAGGAAATGTAAGAGACTTTCATTAATGCAAAATGAAATTACTAAGCTCCCCAATCGGCTCGAATATTGCCCTGATCAGCTTATGACCTTGTCCTTGAGAGTCAATGACGATTTGAGGGAAATCCCTGATGGATTTTTTCAAGGGATGATATCATTGAAGAAACTAGATCTGGTAAATACAAATATCTCTTCCATACCATCTTCATTGTCATGCTTAACGGACCTTAGAGTTCTTTGTATAAGTACTGATTATTGGAAAGATCGTGATCATGAACCTTTTGATGTGTCATTGATTGGGAAGTTGAAGAAACTTGAAATACTTCAAGTACGAAATGTCAATGTAACAAGATTTAGTGAAGAAATAGGAGAGCTTACAAATCTGAAATCGTTGGATTTGTCGAGGAATGAGAGTATGAGTTTTGCCCCGAATATTTTATCGAGGTTGTCTCTCTTGGAAGAACTCAATCTTGAGGAAAGCTTTCATGAATGGGAGATCGAAGaagaaggattaaaaaaaaaagaagaagacgacggaAGAATATTAAGTAAGAAGGCATGTTGTTGTTTATCTGAGGAAACATCTTTGTCTTCTTTGACTCGACTAAAGATAAAGGTATCGAATATTAAATGTTTGGGCAGTGCAAATAATATCCCATTTCGGTGCTGGGAAAACCTCACACACTTCTCAATAATTTTGGGAAACACGGATTGGTTTTTTACGAACGATGATGTGAATGTGAAGGCATGTGCCACTGGAGATAGGGTTGTCGATTTGTGGAGCCATCATCCCTAA